In Schistocerca nitens isolate TAMUIC-IGC-003100 chromosome 10, iqSchNite1.1, whole genome shotgun sequence, a single window of DNA contains:
- the LOC126209945 gene encoding uncharacterized protein LOC126209945, with product MVKNFTATTDLIISNNVDDKNEFSEDPCKALIKVNIPLNKLENEALKTFLKKYTGKHIHHESTLRKDYVDPLYEKTLENIMTEIIDSPVWLSVGETGRYMVHVKVGKLSADEAGRGQITVLQSAFGCFTLFHLTCLAHGIHRVAEEVRAALPEINSVISSAEKVFIKAPSRVRAFKTAHRDCPLPPEPALTGWGTWISAANYHADNLRKVEEVLKGFEDSKNLAITKSKDALKSSSVLHSLSFIPAHFGGLPDLTEKHETRNVEAMKAVALVEGLRTQSKSRPGPISERLRRKLDAVLHRNPGCPTIRKIAQLLEGKKRSENLDDFTSSDVAALKFLRVVSCDVEQ from the exons ATGGTTAAAAACTTCACAGCAACCACTGATCTCATCATTTCGAATAATGTGGATGACAAAAATGAGTTCAGTGAAGATCCTTGCAAGGCTTTAATAAAAGTAAACATCCCCTTGAATAAGTTGGAGAATGAAGCATTAAAGACCTTCTTGAAAAAATACACAGGAAAACATATTCATCATGAGTCAACGCTCAGAAAGGACTACGTGGACCCATTGTATGAAAAG ACATTGGAGAATATTATGACAGAAATTATCGATTCTCCAGTTTGGCTGTCCGTTGGCGAAACTGGTCGGTATATGGTGCATGTCAAAGTTGGAAAACTCTCTGCCGACGAGGCTGGACGAGGACAAATCACAGT GCTGCAGAGTGCCTTCGGGTGTTTTACCCTATTTCACCTCACGTGTCTGGCTCATGGCATCCATCGAGTGGCTGAAGAGGTCAGAGCCGCATTGCCAGAGATTAACAGCGTTATATCTTCGGCAGAGAAGGTTTTCATAAAGGCACCGAGTCGAGTGAGAGCTTTCAAGACTGCTCACCGTGACTGTCCTCTGCCACCTGAACCAGCCTTGACGGGTTGGGGAACGTGGATTTCAGCTGCAAATTATCATGCAGACAACCTCAGAAAAGTTGAAGAG GTCCTAAAGGGCTTTGAAGATAGCAAAAACTTAGCCATTACAAAATCCAAGGACGCCCTGAAGAGTTCTAGCGTGTTACACAGCCTATCTTTCATCCCAGCGCACTTTGGTGGCCTTCCAGACCTAACTGAGAAACATGAGACTCGTAACGTGGAAGCTATGAAGGCAGTGGCTCTCGTCGAAGGACTCAGGACACAGAGCAAGAGTCGGCCAGGTCCGATCAGTGAGAGACTTAGAAGAAAATTAGATGCAGTTCTTCATAGAAATCCTGGTTGTCCTACGATTCGGAAGATCGCTCAGTTACTGGAAGGAAAGAAACGCTCCGAGAATTTAGATGATTTTACGTCGTCTGACGTCGCTGCTCTTAAATTCTTACGTGTAGTGTCATGTGATGTTGAACAATAA